A stretch of the Luteimonas sp. JM171 genome encodes the following:
- a CDS encoding phosphoenolpyruvate carboxykinase (GTP), whose protein sequence is MNAVPAARATPVNGSALAALNDWVAEVAELTRPDAIHWCDGSDAEYQRLLEAMQADGTLLPLNQDTHPGCWLHRSDPQDVARVEHLTFVCTSAREDAGPNNHWMAPDEAHAKIDGLFDGCMRGRTLYVVPYCMGPIDSPLARCGVEITDSPYVVANMRIMTRMGADALARIEREGAQGKPFVKGLHSTGELDPDRRFIMHFPEELAIKSYGSGYGGNALLGKKCHALRIASWQARQEGWLAEHMLIVGVENPQGETHYIAAAFPSACGKTNLAMLIPPEGYRAKGWKVWTVGDDIAWMHRGEDGRLWAINPEAGFFGVAPGTSAKSNPNALASIQRDTIFTNVAVTADNQPWWEGLDDRVPAIDWQGRPYDPANGPAAHPNARFTVSASQCPTYSPHAEDAQGVPISAIVFGGRRASLVPLVFQARDWAHGVLVGAAMASETTAAATGKVGVVRRDPMAMKPFCGYHFGDYFSHWLSFDQPGSKLPGIFHVNWFRKDEEGRFMWPGFGDNMRVLEWIIGRVTGEAGAVESAIGLVPEASSLNRDGLDLDGQTLRSLLQVDPAGWRHEYKAIAEFIGEFGERLPGKLKAEADRTARALDALA, encoded by the coding sequence ATGAATGCAGTTCCCGCAGCACGGGCCACGCCCGTGAACGGCAGCGCGCTGGCGGCGCTGAACGACTGGGTGGCCGAAGTGGCCGAACTCACCCGTCCAGACGCGATCCACTGGTGCGACGGCAGCGACGCCGAATACCAGCGGTTGCTGGAGGCGATGCAGGCCGACGGAACGCTCCTGCCGCTGAACCAGGACACGCATCCGGGCTGCTGGCTGCATCGCTCCGATCCGCAAGACGTTGCGCGGGTGGAGCACTTGACCTTCGTGTGCACGTCCGCCCGCGAGGATGCCGGGCCGAACAACCACTGGATGGCGCCCGACGAAGCGCACGCGAAGATCGACGGCCTGTTCGACGGCTGCATGCGCGGACGCACCCTCTACGTGGTGCCGTATTGCATGGGGCCGATCGATTCCCCGCTGGCCCGCTGCGGCGTTGAAATCACCGACTCCCCGTATGTGGTCGCCAACATGCGGATCATGACCCGCATGGGCGCCGACGCGCTTGCGCGCATCGAGCGCGAGGGGGCGCAGGGCAAGCCGTTCGTCAAGGGCCTGCACTCCACCGGCGAACTTGATCCAGACCGCCGCTTCATCATGCACTTCCCCGAGGAGCTGGCCATCAAGTCCTACGGATCCGGCTACGGCGGCAACGCCCTGCTGGGGAAGAAGTGCCACGCCCTGCGCATCGCCTCCTGGCAGGCGCGCCAGGAAGGCTGGCTGGCCGAGCACATGCTGATCGTGGGCGTGGAAAACCCGCAGGGCGAGACGCACTACATCGCCGCCGCCTTTCCCAGCGCCTGCGGCAAGACCAACCTCGCCATGCTCATCCCGCCCGAAGGCTACCGCGCAAAAGGCTGGAAGGTGTGGACCGTGGGAGACGACATCGCCTGGATGCACCGCGGCGAAGACGGGCGGCTGTGGGCGATCAACCCGGAAGCGGGGTTCTTCGGCGTTGCCCCGGGCACGTCGGCCAAATCCAATCCCAATGCGCTGGCCTCCATCCAGCGCGACACGATCTTCACCAACGTCGCGGTGACCGCGGACAACCAGCCCTGGTGGGAAGGCCTGGATGACCGCGTGCCGGCGATCGATTGGCAGGGGCGCCCATATGACCCGGCCAATGGCCCGGCCGCGCACCCCAATGCGCGATTCACCGTCAGTGCCAGCCAGTGCCCGACGTATTCACCGCACGCCGAGGACGCGCAGGGTGTTCCAATCAGCGCCATCGTCTTCGGCGGCCGGCGTGCCTCCCTGGTGCCGCTGGTGTTCCAGGCCCGTGACTGGGCGCATGGCGTGCTGGTGGGCGCGGCCATGGCCTCGGAGACCACGGCCGCGGCCACCGGGAAGGTGGGCGTGGTCCGCCGCGACCCGATGGCGATGAAGCCGTTCTGCGGATACCACTTCGGCGACTACTTCAGCCACTGGCTCTCGTTCGACCAGCCCGGTTCGAAGCTGCCGGGCATCTTCCACGTCAACTGGTTCCGCAAGGACGAGGAAGGCCGCTTCATGTGGCCGGGCTTTGGCGACAACATGCGCGTGCTGGAGTGGATCATCGGCCGGGTCACGGGCGAAGCCGGCGCGGTGGAGAGCGCGATCGGGCTGGTGCCCGAAGCATCGTCTCTGAACCGGGATGGCCTGGACCTGGACGGGCAGACCCTGCGCAGCCTGCTGCAGGTGGATCCCGCCGGCTGGCGCCACGAATACAAGGCGATCGCGGAGTTCATCGGCGAATTCGGGGAGCGCCTGCCCGGGAAACTCAAAGCGGAAGCGGATCGGACCGCCCGGGCACTCGACGCCCTCGCCTGA
- a CDS encoding tetratricopeptide repeat protein, translated as MDPMERARMLFEQALEHHGRQRLEAAEKLYRQALELIPDRISLLVNLSAVLIAQGRAEEALEYCQRALELEPGHPDASEHLAACRQAALEPAARLQLLERQLSQRPRDAGLLNNRGVLLHELGRHADALASFGLALGIEADNPGILTNRARTWEVMGEPTRAMEDYRHALQLDPDHEPAGVGFINAAIEAEFVPPAADPGYEALLATALERPWARPQSIAPLAQAYLGVASNDPARQVDLPVALLCNAVVTDPRLEQGLVRLRTSLLQQALAQPAPQPAASYSEVLHCALAMQCFLNEYVYAEPQGERDTMEELASRVSRALAGGEAVPASWLAAVACYVPLHTIGSADRLLGKDWPPHLHRLIQQQVAEPWAEQELRGTIPAITPIRDSVSVEVRKQYEQNPYPRWSKLPRDTVRTDLPAFLASRLAAPLPHKLPTASRGGIEALNAGCGTGQHPIDMVQRIEGLELLAVDLSLSSLAYAKRMAQALGTQGIEFAQADILELGSVGRSFDLIESTGVLHHLADPAQGLSVLAGLLREGGLMRLALYSERARQSVVAARQYIAERGYQPVAEDIRRLRGELAAFGLSDPRGEVAKFTDFYSMSECRDLLFHVQEHRFTLPGIQALLDRFSLEFAGFELGAREVAGFRRQHPQPEALRDLAAWDAHERQRPELFSGMYVFWVRKRQSPAGSR; from the coding sequence ATGGATCCAATGGAACGGGCGCGCATGCTTTTCGAGCAGGCGCTGGAGCACCACGGCCGGCAGCGGCTGGAAGCGGCCGAAAAGCTCTACCGCCAGGCGCTGGAGCTGATTCCCGACCGCATCTCGCTGTTGGTGAACCTCAGTGCCGTGCTGATCGCCCAGGGCCGGGCCGAGGAGGCCCTGGAATATTGCCAGCGCGCACTGGAACTGGAACCGGGGCATCCGGATGCCAGCGAACACCTGGCCGCCTGCCGGCAGGCGGCGCTGGAACCCGCTGCGCGCCTGCAGCTGCTTGAGCGGCAGCTTTCCCAGCGCCCCCGCGATGCGGGCCTGCTGAACAACCGCGGCGTGCTGCTGCATGAGCTCGGCCGCCATGCCGACGCGCTTGCCAGTTTCGGACTTGCACTGGGCATTGAAGCGGACAATCCGGGCATCCTGACCAACCGCGCCCGCACATGGGAGGTGATGGGCGAGCCGACCCGGGCGATGGAGGATTACCGGCACGCGCTGCAACTGGACCCGGACCACGAGCCTGCGGGAGTGGGTTTCATCAACGCAGCGATTGAAGCGGAGTTCGTGCCTCCTGCGGCCGACCCTGGCTATGAGGCATTGCTGGCCACCGCCCTGGAGCGCCCCTGGGCACGGCCACAGTCCATCGCCCCACTCGCCCAGGCCTACCTTGGCGTGGCCTCGAACGACCCGGCACGACAGGTCGACCTGCCCGTCGCCCTGCTGTGCAACGCGGTGGTGACGGATCCACGGCTTGAACAGGGGCTGGTCCGCCTCCGGACTTCCCTGCTGCAACAGGCGCTGGCCCAGCCCGCTCCCCAACCGGCGGCTTCCTACAGTGAAGTCCTGCACTGCGCGCTGGCCATGCAGTGCTTCCTCAACGAGTACGTGTATGCCGAACCGCAGGGCGAGCGCGACACCATGGAGGAGCTTGCGTCGCGCGTATCGCGGGCGCTTGCCGGCGGAGAGGCGGTGCCGGCATCCTGGCTTGCCGCAGTTGCCTGTTACGTGCCGCTACACACCATTGGAAGCGCCGACCGGCTGCTTGGAAAGGACTGGCCGCCGCACCTGCATCGCCTGATCCAGCAACAGGTCGCCGAGCCCTGGGCCGAACAGGAACTGCGCGGCACCATCCCCGCCATCACCCCCATCCGGGACAGCGTTTCGGTCGAGGTCCGCAAGCAGTACGAGCAGAATCCCTATCCGCGCTGGAGCAAGCTGCCGCGCGACACGGTGCGGACGGACCTGCCGGCCTTCCTCGCATCCCGCCTTGCGGCACCCCTCCCCCATAAGCTGCCAACGGCCTCCCGGGGTGGGATCGAGGCGCTCAATGCCGGCTGCGGCACGGGCCAACATCCCATCGACATGGTCCAGCGCATCGAAGGCCTGGAGCTGCTGGCCGTGGACCTGAGCCTGTCCAGCCTCGCCTATGCCAAGCGCATGGCGCAGGCGCTGGGGACGCAGGGCATTGAATTTGCCCAGGCGGACATCCTCGAACTCGGGTCGGTTGGACGCAGCTTCGACCTGATCGAGTCGACCGGCGTCCTGCACCATCTCGCCGATCCGGCGCAGGGACTGTCCGTCCTGGCCGGCCTGCTGCGCGAGGGTGGCCTCATGCGCCTTGCGCTCTACAGCGAACGCGCGCGGCAATCCGTGGTCGCCGCCAGGCAGTACATCGCAGAGCGCGGCTACCAGCCGGTTGCGGAGGACATCCGGCGCCTGCGCGGAGAGCTGGCAGCCTTCGGCTTGTCCGATCCGCGCGGGGAAGTGGCGAAATTCACGGATTTCTATTCGATGAGCGAGTGCCGGGACCTGCTCTTCCACGTGCAGGAGCACCGCTTCACCTTGCCTGGCATCCAGGCCTTGCTGGACCGCTTCTCGCTGGAGTTCGCCGGATTTGAACTGGGCGCCCGGGAAGTGGCGGGCTTCAGGCGCCAGCACCCGCAGCCGGAAGCGCTGCGTGATCTTGCCGCCTGGGATGCGCACGAGCGGCAGCGACCCGAACTGTTTTCAGGAATGTACGTGTTCTGGGTGCGGAAGCGCCAAAGCCCCGCCGGTTCCCGTTGA
- a CDS encoding sulfotransferase has product MGDTASPMKQHLPSLLDASASAARAARWNEAHDFALRAIEAQPDLAHGHFLAGVALTGLHQPQAAIGHLAHAAAMDPANVAYGVHHARALASAIRLGAAAAELERTRRLAGDDPLVLDTIGEVYYRCGLLTQAMDAFREAVRLAPDNAGFRYNLATALAHHGDADGAEEEFEACIGLAPMHWRAHHSLAQLRRQTPSRNHIPRLQSLVPAAQGKPTASAYLHMALAKEHEDLGDHAAAFEHMRTGKAGPRRLTRYDSARDGRLFQALMDLFPGPLDPAPAGHGSDEPIFIFGMPRSGTTLVDRILSSHPQVQSAGELFNFPAALNDVVAQGAFNGVDDRPLRNLDLAGVDWERLGEVYLSSTRPLTGQLPRFIDKLPHNFLYAGFIAHAFPNARLVLLRRNPLDTCLGNFRVLFGPESPWFDYSYDLLDTGRYYILFDRLMAHWKRVIPGRILEVGYEALVEDQEAVTRGLLDFCGLPWDGSCLRFEHNTTPVSTASAAQVRRPVYRDALQRWKHYEAHLGPLRELLSDAGIAVQ; this is encoded by the coding sequence ATGGGCGATACTGCGTCGCCGATGAAGCAGCACCTGCCTTCCCTGCTGGACGCCAGCGCCAGCGCCGCCCGGGCGGCCAGATGGAATGAGGCCCATGATTTCGCCCTCCGGGCGATCGAGGCCCAGCCCGATCTCGCCCATGGCCACTTCCTGGCGGGCGTGGCCCTGACTGGGCTTCACCAGCCCCAGGCCGCTATCGGGCACCTCGCGCACGCGGCGGCCATGGACCCTGCAAACGTGGCGTATGGCGTGCACCACGCGCGCGCGCTCGCCTCGGCCATCCGACTGGGAGCGGCGGCCGCGGAGCTTGAGCGGACCCGTCGCCTGGCCGGGGACGATCCGCTGGTCCTGGATACGATCGGCGAGGTGTACTACCGCTGTGGACTGCTGACGCAGGCCATGGATGCGTTCCGGGAAGCCGTCCGGCTCGCCCCGGACAACGCCGGCTTCCGCTACAACCTCGCCACCGCCCTTGCCCACCACGGCGATGCGGATGGCGCCGAGGAAGAGTTCGAAGCGTGCATCGGCCTGGCGCCGATGCACTGGCGCGCGCACCACTCGCTCGCGCAGCTGCGCAGGCAGACGCCGTCGCGCAACCACATCCCCCGGCTGCAATCGCTGGTCCCGGCCGCGCAGGGCAAGCCAACGGCCTCCGCGTACCTGCACATGGCACTGGCCAAGGAACACGAGGACCTCGGCGATCATGCGGCGGCGTTCGAGCACATGCGCACCGGCAAGGCCGGGCCGCGCCGGCTGACCCGTTACGACAGCGCGCGTGACGGCAGGCTGTTCCAGGCGCTCATGGACCTGTTTCCCGGACCACTTGATCCCGCCCCGGCCGGACATGGCTCGGACGAGCCCATCTTCATCTTCGGCATGCCCCGCTCGGGCACCACGCTGGTGGACCGGATCCTCTCCAGCCATCCGCAGGTGCAGTCGGCCGGCGAGCTGTTCAACTTTCCCGCGGCGCTCAACGACGTGGTGGCGCAAGGCGCCTTCAACGGCGTCGACGACCGCCCGCTGCGCAACCTGGACCTGGCGGGGGTGGACTGGGAGCGCCTGGGTGAAGTCTATCTGTCCAGTACCCGGCCATTGACGGGCCAGCTGCCACGGTTCATCGACAAGCTTCCCCACAACTTCCTCTACGCGGGTTTCATCGCGCACGCGTTTCCAAACGCGCGACTGGTGCTGCTACGCCGCAATCCGCTGGACACCTGCCTGGGCAATTTCCGCGTGCTGTTCGGACCCGAATCGCCGTGGTTTGATTACTCGTACGACCTGCTCGACACCGGCCGCTACTACATCCTGTTCGACAGGTTGATGGCGCACTGGAAGCGGGTGATTCCCGGCCGGATCCTTGAGGTCGGGTACGAAGCACTGGTGGAAGACCAGGAAGCGGTGACCCGGGGCCTGCTGGATTTCTGCGGTCTGCCGTGGGACGGGTCCTGCCTCCGCTTTGAACACAACACCACGCCGGTCTCCACGGCAAGCGCTGCCCAGGTCAGGCGTCCGGTGTACCGGGACGCGCTGCAGAGGTGGAAGCACTACGAAGCCCACCTCGGGCCCCTGCGCGAGCTGTTGTCCGACGCCGGCATTGCCGTGCAATGA
- a CDS encoding TonB-dependent receptor — MTLKTTKLRDAITFALVAGATAVAGTGVAFAQETGGQEATTLDRIEVTGSRIRQADIETAQPVFTISRDDIENQGFASVGDILQNLTAAGSPPISRAQPLSSGEAVGGTYIDLRNLGANRTLVLVNGRRLPITTGGLQDISSIPSVVVERIDVLKDGASSIYGSDAIAGVINIVTRSNFDGAEGSVYYGQYSEGDGAKTRLDGMLGVSGDRGYVTVGVEYRDEEEVWARDRFFSRDSYPGFPQYSTTVVGQWGNFYNPAEDAWFVADRGSSAIGLENFHPQNADDVSRSADQMHLITPLETRALFVGGAYDITDRVQLVVDMSYMNRVADSQLAGYPLQSTSFGIPMSADSYFNPLDEDINWRRRGWEVPRTTESELSSWRFSAALEGSFEFGDRYVDWQVGNMYGDNELSVRSRGDFHTGFVADSVGPSFLNDQGIVQCGTPDNPIPTSSCVPWNPFAGFGTGSVANSLADPAIQALFFPTYHTEGSTTTTSYFANISGNLFALPAGDLSYAAGYEYRKEEGSYTPDALLQSGVASGLAAGPTAGEYQLDEFFLEFSVPLLADMPGAQELTLSLASRYSDYDTFGDTLNSKFGLAWKPIDDLLVRGTWAQGFRAPTISNLYGGGSQTFTTGFRDPCDSVYGDARGTPRCLQDVAADYRQLQQGFVPTDGPAAQTPVPFFSGSNPLLQPEESRSWTAGFVYSPSQVAGLDIALDWWKIRIDQTMVSDSPNAILEDCYVSLIESRCAQFSRDPVTGIVNDLSYGLRNAGYSEVEGYDLAVGYRWDTAAAGAFSVNWDSTYFADYDYKSTNDADTPVSPQVSFGSTFRLRSNLNLGWTYGDFGASWTVRYYSAMKESCYFDEFCTDPNYQAPDTQGTITPLNRVGSSTFNDVQLRWNAPWNATISVGANNVLGKEPPIMFSQPNSNYAFYGGHDIGRFMYMKYQQRF, encoded by the coding sequence ATGACATTGAAGACCACCAAGCTCCGCGACGCGATTACTTTCGCGCTCGTTGCGGGCGCAACCGCCGTCGCCGGCACGGGCGTTGCCTTCGCCCAGGAGACCGGCGGCCAGGAGGCGACCACCCTGGACCGCATCGAGGTCACGGGTTCGCGCATTCGCCAGGCCGACATCGAAACCGCGCAGCCGGTGTTCACCATCAGCCGCGATGACATCGAGAACCAGGGCTTCGCTTCGGTTGGCGACATCCTGCAGAACCTGACGGCCGCCGGTTCGCCGCCGATCAGCCGCGCGCAGCCGCTGTCCTCGGGTGAGGCCGTTGGCGGCACCTACATCGACCTGCGCAACCTCGGCGCCAACCGCACCCTGGTGCTGGTCAACGGCCGCCGCCTGCCGATCACCACCGGTGGCCTGCAGGACATCTCGTCGATCCCGAGCGTCGTGGTCGAGCGCATTGACGTGCTGAAGGACGGTGCCTCCTCCATCTACGGCTCCGACGCCATCGCCGGCGTGATCAATATCGTCACCCGCAGCAACTTCGACGGCGCCGAAGGCAGCGTGTACTACGGCCAGTATTCCGAAGGCGACGGTGCCAAGACCCGCCTGGACGGCATGCTGGGCGTGAGCGGCGACCGCGGCTACGTCACGGTTGGCGTCGAGTACCGCGACGAGGAAGAAGTCTGGGCGCGCGACCGCTTCTTCAGCCGCGACTCCTACCCGGGCTTCCCGCAGTACAGCACCACCGTGGTTGGCCAGTGGGGCAACTTCTACAACCCCGCGGAAGATGCGTGGTTCGTCGCGGACCGTGGCTCGAGCGCCATCGGCCTGGAGAACTTCCACCCGCAGAACGCCGATGACGTGAGCCGCTCGGCGGACCAGATGCACCTGATCACCCCGCTCGAGACCCGTGCGCTGTTCGTGGGCGGCGCCTACGACATCACCGACCGGGTCCAGCTGGTCGTGGACATGAGCTACATGAACCGCGTCGCGGATTCGCAGCTGGCCGGCTACCCGCTGCAGTCCACCTCGTTCGGCATCCCGATGTCCGCCGACAGCTACTTCAACCCGCTGGACGAAGACATCAACTGGCGCCGCCGCGGCTGGGAAGTGCCGCGCACGACCGAGAGCGAACTGTCGAGCTGGCGCTTCAGCGCGGCGCTTGAAGGCTCGTTCGAGTTCGGCGACCGCTACGTCGACTGGCAGGTCGGCAACATGTACGGCGACAACGAGCTGAGCGTGCGCAGCCGCGGTGATTTCCACACCGGCTTCGTGGCCGACTCCGTCGGTCCGTCGTTCCTGAACGACCAGGGCATCGTGCAGTGCGGGACGCCGGACAACCCGATCCCGACCTCCAGCTGCGTGCCGTGGAACCCGTTCGCGGGCTTCGGTACCGGTTCGGTCGCCAACTCGCTGGCCGACCCGGCGATCCAGGCGCTGTTCTTCCCGACGTACCACACCGAGGGCAGCACCACCACCACCAGCTACTTCGCCAACATCAGCGGCAACCTGTTTGCCCTGCCCGCCGGCGACCTGAGCTACGCCGCCGGCTACGAGTACCGCAAGGAAGAAGGCAGCTACACGCCTGACGCCCTGCTGCAGTCGGGCGTGGCCTCCGGCCTGGCCGCTGGCCCGACCGCTGGCGAATACCAGCTCGACGAGTTCTTCCTCGAGTTCAGCGTGCCGCTGCTGGCGGACATGCCGGGCGCGCAGGAGCTGACCCTGAGCCTGGCCAGCCGCTACTCGGACTACGACACCTTCGGTGACACGCTCAACAGCAAGTTCGGCCTGGCGTGGAAGCCGATCGACGACCTGCTGGTCCGCGGCACCTGGGCCCAGGGTTTCCGCGCCCCCACCATCAGCAACCTGTATGGCGGCGGTTCGCAGACCTTCACCACCGGCTTCCGCGATCCGTGTGACTCGGTGTACGGCGACGCCCGCGGCACCCCGCGCTGCCTGCAGGACGTGGCTGCCGACTACCGCCAGCTGCAGCAGGGCTTCGTCCCGACCGACGGCCCGGCGGCCCAGACCCCGGTCCCGTTCTTCAGCGGCTCCAACCCGCTGCTGCAGCCGGAAGAGTCGCGCTCCTGGACCGCGGGCTTCGTGTACAGCCCGAGCCAGGTCGCCGGCCTGGACATCGCCCTGGACTGGTGGAAGATCCGCATCGACCAGACCATGGTGTCCGACAGCCCGAACGCGATCCTCGAGGACTGCTATGTCTCGCTGATCGAGTCGCGCTGCGCGCAGTTCTCGCGTGATCCGGTCACGGGCATCGTCAACGACCTGTCCTATGGCCTGCGCAACGCAGGTTACTCGGAAGTCGAAGGCTACGATCTCGCCGTCGGCTATCGCTGGGACACGGCGGCTGCCGGGGCGTTCTCGGTGAACTGGGACAGCACCTACTTCGCCGATTACGACTACAAGTCCACCAACGACGCCGACACCCCGGTGTCGCCGCAGGTGAGCTTCGGCTCCACCTTCCGCCTGCGCTCCAACCTGAACCTCGGGTGGACCTACGGCGACTTCGGTGCCAGCTGGACCGTGCGTTACTACTCGGCGATGAAGGAGTCGTGCTACTTCGACGAGTTCTGTACGGACCCGAACTACCAGGCTCCGGACACGCAGGGCACCATCACGCCGCTGAACCGCGTGGGCTCGTCCACGTTCAACGACGTCCAGCTGCGCTGGAACGCTCCGTGGAACGCGACGATCTCGGTCGGTGCGAACAACGTACTCGGCAAGGAACCGCCGATCATGTTCTCGCAGCCGAACTCGAACTACGCCTTCTACGGCGGCCACGACATCGGGCGCTTCATGTACATGAAGTACCAGCAGCGCTTCTGA
- a CDS encoding Hsp33 family molecular chaperone HslO translates to MSPTQPDSDRLDRFLLPQAAVRGVRVHLGDTWAQIRSRVDELPQQAAILLGEAAAASALFTAHVKVDGRLSIHLRSDGALRTLFAECTAKGTLRGIVRLAEGTDSVPADLRQAGKGATLAITIENPAHGQREPVRYQGLVEMASESLSGAFEDYFLRSEQLPTRILLAADDDAAAGLMLQQLPGSDGDADGWNRASTLFDTLTPAELLGLDADTLLHRLFHEESPEAMGGRELRFGCSCSRQRVADVLTALGREEADAAVIDGQATVRCEFCGQAYHFRQDDIDALFTTRQAPMEAPPGLQ, encoded by the coding sequence ATGAGCCCAACCCAACCTGATTCCGACCGCCTCGACCGCTTCCTCCTGCCACAGGCCGCCGTGCGCGGCGTGCGGGTGCACCTGGGGGATACCTGGGCCCAGATCCGTTCCCGCGTGGACGAACTGCCCCAGCAGGCAGCCATCCTGCTCGGGGAGGCGGCCGCCGCCTCCGCGCTGTTCACCGCCCACGTGAAGGTGGACGGCCGCCTGTCCATCCACCTGCGCAGCGACGGCGCACTGCGCACGCTGTTCGCCGAATGCACCGCCAAGGGCACGCTGCGCGGGATCGTCCGCCTGGCAGAGGGTACGGACTCAGTTCCCGCCGACCTGCGCCAGGCCGGCAAGGGCGCCACCCTGGCCATCACGATCGAGAATCCCGCCCACGGCCAGCGCGAGCCGGTGCGTTACCAGGGCCTGGTGGAGATGGCGTCCGAATCGCTCTCCGGCGCGTTCGAGGACTACTTCCTGCGCTCCGAGCAGCTCCCGACCCGGATCCTGCTCGCCGCGGATGACGATGCCGCCGCCGGCCTCATGCTGCAGCAGCTGCCGGGCAGCGACGGCGATGCCGATGGCTGGAACCGCGCCTCGACGCTGTTCGACACCCTCACCCCGGCCGAGCTGCTCGGCCTGGACGCCGACACCCTGCTCCACAGGCTGTTCCACGAGGAATCGCCCGAGGCCATGGGGGGACGCGAACTGAGGTTTGGATGCTCCTGCTCGCGCCAGCGGGTGGCCGACGTGCTCACTGCACTGGGCCGCGAAGAGGCCGATGCCGCCGTGATCGACGGGCAGGCCACCGTGCGCTGCGAGTTCTGCGGACAGGCGTATCACTTCCGGCAGGACGATATTGACGCACTCTTCACCACGAGGCAGGCTCCAATGGAGGCTCCGCCAGGTCTGCAATAG
- the mtgA gene encoding monofunctional biosynthetic peptidoglycan transglycosylase, whose protein sequence is MTRSRGRRRWLRRLLVLPVALVLLSVLQVAALRFVDPPVSMVMVEHRLRAWVEGDGDFRLRYQWRDLGQISTSLPLAAIAAEDQRFAEHRGFDLEAIEKAREQHARGGRLRGASTISQQTAKNVFLWSGRSWVRKGLEAWYTVLMELMWPKQRILEMYVNVAEFGPGIYGAQAAAQAFFGKDADALTAAEAARLAAVLPSPRRYSASNPGPYVQRRTGQIQRQMRQIGGESYLEKL, encoded by the coding sequence ATGACACGATCGCGGGGACGCCGGCGCTGGCTACGCCGCCTGCTGGTCTTGCCGGTGGCATTGGTATTGCTGAGCGTGCTGCAGGTGGCCGCGCTGCGCTTCGTGGACCCGCCGGTCTCGATGGTGATGGTGGAGCACCGGCTCCGGGCGTGGGTGGAGGGCGACGGGGACTTCCGGCTGCGCTACCAGTGGCGGGACCTCGGACAGATCTCCACCTCACTGCCGCTGGCGGCGATCGCGGCCGAGGACCAGCGATTCGCCGAACACCGCGGCTTCGACCTCGAGGCCATCGAAAAGGCACGCGAGCAGCATGCGCGTGGCGGCCGCCTGCGCGGTGCCAGCACCATCAGCCAGCAGACCGCCAAGAACGTCTTCCTCTGGAGTGGTCGAAGCTGGGTGCGCAAGGGCCTTGAGGCCTGGTACACCGTATTGATGGAGCTGATGTGGCCCAAGCAGCGGATCCTGGAGATGTACGTGAACGTGGCCGAGTTCGGCCCAGGGATCTACGGCGCCCAGGCGGCCGCGCAGGCGTTCTTCGGCAAGGATGCAGATGCGCTGACTGCCGCCGAGGCCGCGCGCCTGGCCGCGGTGCTGCCCAGTCCCCGCCGCTACAGCGCCTCCAACCCCGGCCCGTACGTGCAGCGGCGCACGGGCCAGATCCAGCGCCAGATGCGGCAGATTGGCGGCGAGTCCTACCTGGAAAAGCTCTGA